A stretch of the Lolium perenne isolate Kyuss_39 chromosome 3, Kyuss_2.0, whole genome shotgun sequence genome encodes the following:
- the LOC127344604 gene encoding probable WRKY transcription factor 65, which translates to MDSEWSDGAMSGGEHKARGDGVSADSSPGSPPAAPSTATSSAPSVPGRRRSLQKRVVTVPLADVSVPRPKGVGEGNTPTDSWAWRKYGQKPIKGSPFPRAYYRCSSSKGCPARKQVERSQADPDMVLVTYSYEHNHSSAVARAQNRPVQNQKPIHKQQQPAPPPDHDQPADPSDNTHQGANVAGGHQIVTESRPAPAAIEVHDEFRWLYDVVTVTSSSSPSEVEEADDMLMYGPMFFGKAAVGTASLLPDEFGDVLGGEGGTTSEEDAMFAGLGELPECAMVFRRNGLAGGVKVEQPAEGTAMT; encoded by the exons ATGGACAGCGAGTGGAGCGACGGGGCGATGTCCGGCGGCGAGCACAAAGCCCGCGGTGACGGGGTTTCCGCTGACAGCAGCCCGGGGTCCCCGCCAGCGGCGCCGTCGACGGCCACGTCGTCGGCGCCTAGCGTTCCCGGGAGGAGGCGGTCGTTGCAGAAGCGGGTGGTGACCGTGCCGCTCGCCGACGTGAGCGTCCCGCGGCCCAAGGGCGTCGGCGAGGGCAACACCCCCACCGACTCATGGGCATGGCGGAAGTACGGCCAGAAGCCCATCAAGGGCTCCCCCTTCCCAAG GGCTTACTACAGGTGCAGTAGCTCCAAGGGGTGCCCGGCGAGGAAGCAGGTGGAGAGGAGCCAGGCCGACCCGGACATGGTGCTCGTCACCTACTCCTACGAGCACAACCACTCCAGCGCGGTGGCGAGGGCGCAGAACCGCCCGGTCCAGAACCAGAAGCCCATCCACAAGCAGCAGCAGCCCGCCCCGCCGCCTGATCATGATCAGCCAGCGGATCCATCCGACAACACGCACCAAGGCGCCAACGTTGCCGGCGGCCACCAGATCGTCACCGAGAGCCGCCCAGCGCCTGCGGCCATCGAGGTACACGACGAGTTCCGGTGGCTCTACGACGTCGTGACCGTCACCTCGTCGTCGTCGCCCTCCGAGGTCGAGGAGGCCGACGACATGCTGATGTACGGGCCGATGTTCTTCGGCAAAGCGGCCGTCGGCACGGCCTCGCTCCTTCCCGACGAGTTCGGGGACGTTCTAGGCGGGGAAGGAGGAACAACGAGCGAGGAGGACGCCATGTTCGCGGGGCTCGGCGAGCTGCCGGAATGCGCCATGGTGTTCCGGCGCAACGGCCTGGCGGGAGGTGTCAAGGTCGAGCAGCCGGCGGAGGGCACTGCCATGACATGA
- the LOC127344605 gene encoding replication protein A 70 kDa DNA-binding subunit C has protein sequence MGSAEDEFTPLSQLTDETGKCKVRVRISRIWESFNPKYNIFLGLDSLLIDDQGETMQARVLPNDIKLFEERLVEGKVYALSNFTVEETDMSCSNEWIMYFREQTVVNEIEGDIDSIPLHSFEFVNFKDLRSRRDNNSLMTDVLGHIVHVGKLQKFKKKSRHIQTCDATIRNLSGRELNVTLFGDIACGFAEDILEKGLEASVVAVFAGMRVDSYNSHLVCSTASSKYYLDLDIPEVRDFCVNLRIQQANPVPKKSEAQKLAESWRTIEQLKGLDREEYDDDTKFLCRVSLIDIDCTSGWCYPGCEFCDKSLGKKYRCSRCGPVKKPIQMYKLKAKVRDNTGIMNLMIFCEVAEKLVGVSAEKLVDEIKEDDDWYTLPKTIADLLGSTHTFQVFDKYGNGSFSVWWIMDHVSVPVAVATTGRCTVEPVLEDSVNMANPTPTMTQRRVDHVRVGRVTTAEARPKSTRLRMPNKRLRGDDWIN, from the exons ATGGGTTCAGCTGAGGATGAATTCACCCCACTTTCTCAGTTAACCGATGAAACGGGAAAATGTAAAGTTCGGGTGCGCATATCACGGATATGGGAATCCTTCAATCCAAAATATAACATTTTTTTGGGTCTCGACAGCCTTCTGATCGATGATCAG GGTGAAACTATGCAGGCCCGTGTGCTTCCCAATGATATCAAACTTTTTGAAGAGCGGCTAGTTGAGGGGAAGGTCTATGCCTTATCGAATTTTACAGTTGAGGAGACGGACATGAGCTGTAGCAATGAGTGGATTATGTATTTTAGAGAGCAGACGGTGGTCAATGAGATAGAAGGAGATATTGATTCGATACCCCTCCACAGTTTTGAGTTCGTTAATTTCAAGGATCTCCGTTCCAGGCGCGACAACAATAGCTTAATGACAG ATGTTCTGGGCCACATAGTACATGTTGGGAAGCTACAGAAGTTCAAGAAAAAATCCCGCCATATACAAACCTGCGATGCAACAATTCGAAATTTGAG CGGAAGGGAACTGAATGTCACACTGTTTGGAGATATCGCTTGCGGTTTTGCTGAGGATATACTCGAAAAAGGCCTAGAAGCCTCAGTTGTTGCTGTCTTTGCAGGGATGCGCGTTGATTCCTATAACTCACATTTAG TTTGCTCTACAGCATCGTCAAAGTACTATCTAGATTTGGATATACCAGAGGTGCGAGACTTCTGTGTGAA TTTGCGCATTCAGCAAGCAAACCCTGTTCCTAAAAAAAGTGAAGCTCAGAAGTTAGCCGAGAGTTGGCGAACTATCGAACAACTAAAAGGCCTCGATCGAGAGGAGTATGACGAT GATACCAAGTTCTTGTGCAGAGTCTCCCTGATTGATATTGATTGCACCAGTGGTTGGTGTTATCCTGGATGCGAATTCTGCGATAAGTCACTGGGCAAAAAATACAGGTGCAGCCGATGTGGCCCGGTTAAGAAGCCAATTCAAAT GTACAAGCTGAAGGCAAAGGTGCGAGATAATACCGGCATAATGAACTTGATGATCTTCTGTGAGGTGGCGGAGAAGCTGGTCGGTGTCTCTGCGGAGAAGCTCGTTGATGAGATCAAGGAGGATGATGACTGGTACACCCTGCCAAAAACAATCGCGGATCTTCTTGGCTCGACCCACACCTTCCAAGTATTTGACAAGTACGGTAATGGGAGCTTCTCGGTGTGGTGGATCATGGATCATGTCAGCGTACCAGTCGCTGTTGCCACCACTGGGCGATGCACGGTGGAGCCTGTCCTTGAGGACAGTGTTAACATGGCGAATCCTACTCCAACCATGACTCAACGCAGAGTGGATCATGTTCGTGTGGGCAGAGTTACCACCGCAGAAGCAAGGCCGAAATCCACTAGACTCCGGATGCCGAATAAGCGTCTGAGAGGTGACGACTGGATCAACTAA
- the LOC127340070 gene encoding UPF0481 protein At3g47200, with amino-acid sequence MEHSVWIPGVPVSCKFEPTKMTRLEETSVASSSTGQQLVQHTAADTPSHDDPFAIFQSKALELEHDNDQWGNKMHRYPASIRELGYRYTVPTIVSIGPYHHGLDHLKKAEEAKHVAAYSCIKHAGLSVQEMYDAVVSAAVAGEARRLYDKDTMIGTEDDNFLPMMFYDACFLVQFMFWMASEKGTMQMHPWLDFFLKSNKGDIFHDIMLLENQLPWVVVETLARFTSVNLENFAKGFKLHNIPSHTPLMDDLEAKSCAVHDSTAPYNPPHLLGYVRFYIVGTNKSQMYQPHKEAKVVSFSLGAIELTAMGIKLAPSKTTELADMGFKEGSFSAELFLPPIVLTYSRASYLFNMAAFEMTSKLRPGHGEDSAVCSYIQLLSMLMDREEDVQELRSRGLLPGGGGLTDKETLDFFFFLRTRYID; translated from the coding sequence ATGGAACACTCTGTATGGATTCCTGGCGTCCCTGTGTCGTGTAAGTTCGAGCCAACCAAGATGACACGTTTAGAAGAAACGTCCGTAGCTAGCTCCAGCACAGGGCAGCAGCTGGTTCAGCATACAGCTGCAGACACACCCAGTcatgatgatccatttgctattTTCCAGAGCAAAGCACTAGAGCTTGAGCATGACAATGACCAGTGGGGAAACAAGATGCATAGGTACCCTGCAAGCATTCGAGAACTCGGCTACCGTTACACAGTTCCGACGATCGTGTCTATCGGGCCATACCACCATGGCCTAGACCACCTCAAGAAGGCGGAGGAGGCGAAGCATGTGGCCGCCTACAGCTGCATCAAGCACGCAGGCCTCTCAGTCCAAGAGATGTATGATGCGGTCGTCTCAGCCGCAGTCGCAGGAGAGGCCCGCAGGCTCTACGACAAGGACACAATGATAGGTACCGAGGATGACAACTTCCTGCCTATGATGTTTTATGATGCTTGCTTCTTGGTGCAGTTCATGTTTTGGATGGCCAGCGAAAAAGGCACGATGCAGATGCACCCGTGGTTGGACTTTTTTCTCAAGTCCAACAAGGGTGACATCTTTCATGACATCATGCTTCTTGAGAACCAGCTCCCCTGGGTGGTGGTTGAAACCCTCGCGAGGTTCACGTCCGTGAACTTGGAGAATTTCGCTAAAGGTTTCAAACTGCACAACATCCCCTCCCACACTCCGCTAATGGATGATCTCGAAGCCAAATCTTGTGCCGTTCATGATTCTACTGCTCCGTACAATCCGCCGCATCTCCTTGGCTACGTCCGATTCTATATTGTAGGGACAAACAAATCCCAGATGTACCAACCACACAAAGAAGCCAAAGTGGTATCATTTTCTCTTGGTGCCATTGAGCTTACAGCAATGGGCATCAAGCTCGCACCCAGCAAAACCACGGAACTCGCGGACATGGGCTTCAAGGAAGGGAGCTTCTCTGCCGAGCTCTTCCTGCCGCCCATAGTACTGACATATTCGCGTGCAAGCTACCTCTTCAACATGGCAGCTTTCGAGATGACCTCAAAGCTTCGACCTGGCCATGGAGAAGATAGTGCAGTCTGCTCGTATATCCAGCTCCTCAGCATGCTAATGGATAGGGAGGAGGATGTGCAGGAGCTACGATCCAGGGGTCTcctgccaggaggaggaggactcacCGACAAGGAGACGCTcgacttctttttttttttgcgaacgaGATATATTGATTAA